One stretch of Euphorbia lathyris chromosome 7, ddEupLath1.1, whole genome shotgun sequence DNA includes these proteins:
- the LOC136201284 gene encoding probable strigolactone esterase DAD2, whose product MGTSLLEALNVRVVGSGEKILVLAHGFGTDQSAWQRILPFFTQNYRIILYDLVCAGSVNPDFFDFRRYTSLDAYVDDLLIILDSLRVDRCAYVGHSVSAMIGILASIRRPELFSKLILVGASPRFLNDVDYHGGFERADIENVFTAMESNYEAWVNGFAPLSVGADVPAAVREFSRTLFNMRPDITLFVSRTVFNSDLRGILGLVRVPSCIIQTARDVSVPESIAEYLKTHLGGRNTVELLRTEGHLPHLSAPTLLAQVLRRALSR is encoded by the exons ATGGGAACATCTCTGTTAGAAGCTCTCAACGTCCGAGTAGTCGGCTCCGGCGAGAAAATCCTAGTTCTCGCCCATGGTTTTGGAACCGATCAATCGGCATGGCAGCgcattctccccttcttcacTCAAAACTACAGAATCATCCTTTACGACCTCGTCTGCGCCGGCAGCGTCAATCCCGACTTCTTCGATTTTAGAAGGTACACCTCTCTTGATGCTTATGTAGATGACTTGCTCATCATTCTCGACTCGCTTCGCGTCGATCGCTGTGCCTATGTTGGCCACTCCGTTTCCGCTATGATCGGAATTTTGGCCTCCATTCGCCGCCCTGAACTCTTCTCCAAACTCATCCTCGTCGGCGCTTCTCCAAG GTTCTTGAATGACGTAGATTACCACGGAGGATTCGAGCGAGCTGATATCGAGAATGTTTTCACAGCAATGGAGTCGAATTACGAGGCGTGGGTCAACGGTTTCGCTCCGCTTTCGGTCGGAGCGGATGTGCCGGCCGCCGTGAGAGAATTCAGCCGGACGCTTTTCAACATGAGGCCGGATATTACATTATTTGTGTCGAGGACTGTTTTTAACAGTGATTTGCGAGGGATATTGGGGCTAGTTAGAGTGCCTAGTTGTATAATCCAAACAGCTAGAGATGTATCTGTGCCGGAATCGATTGCGGAGTATTTGAAGACCCATTTGGGTGGACGGAACACGGTGGAGTTGTTAAGGACAGAAGGTCATTTGCCACATTTGAGTGCTCCGACGTTGCTGGCTCAGGTGCTCCGGCGTGCCCTTTCACGGTGA